One window of Sphingomonas sp. KC8 genomic DNA carries:
- the dnaG gene encoding DNA primase — protein MSLSPQFLDELRGRTLLSALIGKSVKLERAGREFRACCPFHNEKSPSFYVNDDKAFYHCFGCGAHGDAIRFLTDNKGLPFMDAVKELAAAAGMDVPAADPRSAEKAERASGLHEAMAEASAWFTEQLHGIAGAEARAYLHKRGVDAATITAFGIGFSPDSRGKLKAALARFGDDKLVEAGLLISVDDKEPYDRFRGRLMIPIRDARGRAIAFGGRIIGAGEPKYLNSPETPLFDKGRTLFNLDKAAAASRKADRVIVVEGYMDVIALAQAGIGEAVAPLGTALTEGQLERLWRLAEVPILCFDGDAAGQKAAVRAALRALPMIEPGRTLRFATLPAGQDPDDLVRLGGPKALETVLDAAEPLVERLWNHELASAPLDTPEARAGLRKRLADHAATIRHSDVRGQYLADFRRRFDALYERPAFTRTFQPRPVGRGRFERGKPPEAPPSAATRSIGSSGLGPLESRAVLAGLLRHPAVIAGAAEAIAALPITDGELAQVRNSMLDAAFAGAALDSDALGTILAQVGLAGAIEALRAPNGLAFSFLRGNAESGRAQRDLTAVIEALAARPELDAALATVTARLMASPDEAGFAEQRRLRAARDEADRALAALAAGEDGAGL, from the coding sequence TTGAGCCTTTCCCCCCAATTTCTCGACGAGCTGCGCGGGCGCACTTTGCTGTCGGCACTGATCGGCAAATCGGTGAAGCTGGAACGCGCCGGGCGGGAGTTTCGCGCCTGCTGCCCGTTCCATAACGAGAAAAGCCCGAGTTTCTACGTCAACGACGACAAGGCGTTCTACCATTGCTTCGGCTGTGGCGCGCATGGCGATGCGATCCGGTTCCTGACGGATAACAAGGGCCTGCCCTTCATGGATGCGGTGAAGGAACTGGCCGCCGCCGCAGGCATGGATGTTCCCGCCGCCGATCCCCGGTCCGCCGAAAAGGCCGAGCGCGCATCGGGCCTGCATGAGGCGATGGCCGAGGCGTCGGCCTGGTTCACCGAACAGTTGCACGGGATCGCGGGCGCGGAAGCCCGCGCCTATCTGCACAAGCGCGGGGTGGATGCCGCAACGATCACCGCGTTCGGGATCGGCTTTTCCCCCGATTCGCGGGGTAAGCTGAAAGCCGCCCTCGCCCGCTTCGGCGACGACAAATTGGTCGAAGCCGGCCTGCTGATTTCGGTCGATGACAAGGAACCCTATGATCGGTTCCGCGGCCGGTTGATGATCCCGATCCGCGACGCGCGCGGACGGGCGATCGCTTTCGGTGGCCGCATCATCGGCGCGGGCGAACCCAAATATCTGAACTCGCCCGAAACCCCCCTGTTCGACAAGGGCCGCACCCTTTTCAACCTCGACAAGGCGGCCGCCGCATCGCGCAAGGCCGACCGCGTGATCGTGGTCGAAGGCTATATGGACGTGATCGCGCTGGCGCAGGCCGGGATCGGCGAAGCCGTCGCCCCGCTCGGCACCGCCCTGACCGAAGGGCAGCTTGAGCGGTTGTGGCGTCTAGCCGAAGTGCCGATCCTGTGCTTCGACGGCGACGCCGCCGGGCAGAAGGCGGCCGTCCGCGCGGCATTGCGGGCGCTGCCGATGATCGAACCGGGGCGCACATTACGCTTTGCCACGCTGCCAGCCGGCCAGGACCCCGACGATCTGGTGCGATTGGGTGGCCCGAAAGCCCTGGAAACCGTGCTCGACGCGGCCGAACCGTTGGTCGAAAGGCTATGGAACCACGAACTGGCCAGCGCCCCACTCGACACGCCCGAAGCACGCGCCGGCTTGCGCAAACGCCTTGCCGATCATGCCGCGACGATCCGTCACAGCGATGTCCGTGGGCAATATCTTGCCGATTTCCGCCGCCGTTTCGACGCGTTGTACGAACGCCCGGCATTTACCCGCACTTTCCAGCCCCGCCCCGTCGGCCGGGGCCGTTTCGAACGGGGCAAACCGCCTGAAGCGCCGCCATCAGCGGCCACCCGATCGATCGGCAGCAGCGGGCTTGGCCCACTGGAAAGCCGTGCCGTCCTCGCCGGATTGTTGCGCCATCCGGCCGTCATCGCGGGCGCCGCCGAGGCGATTGCCGCCCTGCCGATCACCGATGGCGAACTGGCGCAGGTTCGCAACAGCATGCTCGATGCCGCTTTTGCTGGCGCAGCGCTTGATTCGGACGCATTGGGAACCATATTGGCCCAAGTGGGTCTGGCAGGAGCGATAGAAGCGCTTCGTGCGCCGAACGGACTTGCCTTTTCCTTCCTTCGCGGCAATGCCGAGTCGGGGCGGGCGCAGCGCGACCTGACGGCGGTGATCGAAGCATTGGCAGCAAGGCCGGAGCTCGATGCGGCGCTGGCGACGGTAACGGCGAGGCTGATGGCTTCGCCCGACGAGGCAGGTTTTGCCGAACAGCGGCGCCTTCGGGCGGCGCGAGACGAAGCGGATCGGGCGCTGGCGGCACTGGCGGCGGGCGAAGACGGCGCGGGACTGTAA
- a CDS encoding GIY-YIG nuclease family protein: protein MAFWAYVLQCSDGRYYTGHTDDLDRRMSEHAHGGHCDFTSRRLPVTLMWSKTLPTRIEALEAEMQIKRWSKAKKEALFRGDWAMVSHYARPPAERPLLSDGTGQH from the coding sequence ATGGCGTTTTGGGCATACGTCCTGCAATGCAGTGACGGGCGCTATTATACGGGACATACCGACGATCTCGATCGGCGGATGAGCGAACATGCCCACGGCGGCCATTGCGATTTCACCAGCCGCCGCCTTCCCGTGACATTGATGTGGTCGAAAACCTTGCCGACCCGGATCGAGGCGCTGGAAGCCGAAATGCAAATCAAACGCTGGTCCAAAGCAAAGAAGGAAGCCCTGTTTCGCGGTGACTGGGCGATGGTCAGCCATTACGCTCGCCCCCCCGCCGAACGCCCGCTTCTCTCTGACGGGACGGGGCAACATTGA
- a CDS encoding GatB/YqeY domain-containing protein — protein sequence MIRDDIKAALVTAMKARDSEKTSAIRLIQAALKNRDIEMRTSAGSSDDDVVVMEVLQKMAKQRRESIEMFEKGGRTELAAAEQAELAVIEGFLPAQMDEDAARAAIAAIVAELGATSVKDMGRVMAAVKERLAGQLDMSKASGLVKGALG from the coding sequence ATGATTCGTGACGATATTAAGGCGGCCCTCGTGACCGCGATGAAGGCCCGTGACAGCGAAAAAACCTCAGCAATCCGGCTGATTCAGGCCGCACTGAAAAACCGTGACATCGAAATGCGCACCAGCGCCGGATCGTCCGACGACGATGTGGTGGTGATGGAAGTGCTGCAGAAGATGGCCAAGCAGCGCCGCGAATCGATCGAAATGTTCGAAAAAGGTGGCCGCACCGAGCTGGCCGCCGCCGAACAGGCCGAACTCGCCGTGATCGAAGGCTTCCTGCCCGCGCAGATGGACGAAGACGCCGCCCGGGCCGCGATCGCGGCAATCGTCGCCGAACTGGGCGCAACATCGGTCAAGGATATGGGCCGGGTGATGGCCGCCGTGAAGGAACGCCTGGCCGGCCAGCTCGACATGAGCAAGGCGAGCGGGCTGGTGAAGGGCGCGCTGGGCTGA
- the carA gene encoding glutamine-hydrolyzing carbamoyl-phosphate synthase small subunit: protein MAETDHARPEGATGVLVLANGSVIWGRGFGAEGDAVGEVCFHTSMTGYQEIMTDPSFAGQIINFAFPHIGNVGANPEDIEATNPHALGLIVREDVTDPSNFRMTQHFDGWLKANGRIGLSGVDTRALTRAIRIEGAPNGVIAHNAKGEFDIAALLAKAKGWPGLEGMDLAREVSTTQSYKWDDGLWTLGSGYAAHSANPEGPHVVAIDYGLKRNILRNLVAAGARVTVVPATATFDEVMAHQPDGVFLSNGPGDPAATGAYAVPVIRELLNVGKPLFGICLGHQLLGLAIGAKTYKMHQGHRGANHPVKRADDGRVEITSMNHGFAVDAETLPANARTTHVSLFDGSLAGLELTDKSAFSVQYHPEASPGPQDSHYLFEKFVGQLEKRA from the coding sequence ATGGCCGAGACCGATCACGCGCGCCCAGAAGGTGCCACTGGCGTATTGGTTCTAGCAAATGGCTCAGTCATCTGGGGCCGCGGCTTCGGCGCCGAAGGCGATGCCGTGGGCGAGGTGTGCTTCCACACGTCGATGACCGGCTATCAGGAAATCATGACCGATCCGTCCTTCGCCGGGCAGATCATCAATTTCGCTTTCCCGCATATCGGCAATGTCGGCGCGAACCCCGAAGATATCGAGGCGACCAACCCGCATGCGCTGGGGCTGATCGTTCGCGAAGATGTGACCGATCCGTCGAACTTCCGCATGACCCAGCATTTCGACGGCTGGCTGAAGGCTAATGGCCGTATCGGTCTGTCGGGCGTGGACACCCGCGCGCTCACCCGCGCGATCCGTATCGAAGGCGCGCCCAACGGCGTCATCGCGCACAATGCCAAGGGCGAGTTCGATATCGCAGCCTTGCTCGCCAAGGCGAAGGGCTGGCCGGGGCTGGAGGGCATGGACCTCGCCAGGGAAGTCTCGACGACGCAGAGCTACAAGTGGGACGACGGTCTGTGGACGCTGGGCAGCGGTTACGCCGCGCACAGCGCCAATCCGGAAGGCCCGCACGTCGTCGCGATCGACTATGGCCTCAAGCGCAACATCCTGCGCAATCTTGTCGCCGCCGGTGCGCGGGTGACGGTGGTGCCGGCAACGGCCACCTTTGACGAGGTGATGGCGCATCAGCCGGACGGCGTGTTCCTGTCGAACGGACCCGGTGATCCCGCTGCGACCGGCGCTTACGCCGTACCGGTCATTCGGGAACTGCTGAATGTCGGCAAGCCGCTGTTCGGCATCTGCCTTGGCCACCAGCTGCTCGGCCTCGCGATCGGCGCGAAGACCTACAAGATGCATCAGGGCCATCGCGGCGCGAACCATCCGGTGAAGCGGGCGGATGACGGCCGGGTGGAAATCACCAGCATGAACCACGGCTTTGCGGTCGATGCGGAAACGCTGCCGGCCAATGCGCGGACGACGCACGTCTCGTTGTTCGATGGTTCGCTCGCCGGGCTTGAACTGACCGACAAGTCGGCGTTCAGCGTGCAATATCACCCCGAAGCCAGCCCCGGCCCGCAGGACAGCCATTATCTGTTCGAAAAGTTCGTAGGCCAGCTGGAGAAGCGGGCGTGA
- a CDS encoding ribonuclease E inhibitor RraB, whose protein sequence is MTLPPVDPARLDEEWEADQDVLANLRENGDRSDIPRAIDVSFRGPPEALERLEDAAEELGFEVMETEPSDDGEPWLFLQRVQTSDAEAIKALTITCLQIEAMFGLEYDGWGCVAQTGLTN, encoded by the coding sequence GTGACACTCCCCCCGGTTGATCCGGCCCGGCTGGACGAGGAGTGGGAGGCCGATCAGGATGTTCTCGCCAATCTGCGCGAGAATGGCGATCGGTCTGACATTCCACGCGCCATCGACGTCAGTTTTCGCGGGCCGCCCGAGGCACTCGAACGACTGGAGGACGCCGCCGAAGAACTGGGGTTCGAGGTGATGGAGACCGAGCCGTCGGACGATGGCGAACCGTGGCTCTTTCTCCAGCGCGTGCAGACGTCCGACGCGGAAGCCATTAAAGCTCTTACGATTACCTGCTTGCAGATCGAAGCGATGTTCGGCCTTGAATATGATGGCTGGGGATGTGTCGCTCAAACCGGATTGACCAACTGA
- the carB gene encoding carbamoyl-phosphate synthase large subunit: MPKRTDIKSILIIGAGPIVIGQACEFDYSGTQACKALREEGYRIILVNSNPATIMTDPDMADATYVEPITPAVVARIIEKERPDAVLPTMGGQTALNTALALFNDGTLEKYGCVMIGADAEAIDKAEDRQKFREAMDKIGLESARSGVAHTLDEALALLEHTGLPSIIRPSFTMGGTGGGIAYNKDEFVQIVTGGLDASPTTEVLIEESLLGWKEYEMEVVRDRNDNAIIICSIENVDPMGVHTGDSITVAPALTLTDKEYQIMRNASIAVLREIGVETGGSNVQFAVNPKDGRLIVIEMNPRVSRSSALASKATGFPIAKVAAKLAVGYTLDEITNDITGATPAAFEPTIDYVVTKIPRFAFEKFKGAEPLLSTAMKSVGEVMAIGRNIHESMQKALRGLETGLAGFNFIDALVGAERSVIEAELARPTPDRLLVAAQALREGFTVAEIHRIAKFDPWFIERLAEIVAAENQVMEAGLPRDAAELRKLKAMGFSDKRLAYLALQSAHLRGMENAHAHGSGLVHDVVSAMTGGVTEKEVRALRHRLGVRPVFKRIDTCAAEFEAKTPYMYSTYEAPTFGAPECESQPSDRKKVVILGGGPNRIGQGIEFDYCCVHACFALAEAGYETIMVNCNPETVSTDYDTSDRLYFEPLTAEDVLEILHVEMSTGTLAGVIVQFGGQTPLKLAQELADAGVPILGTSPDAIDLAEDRERFADLVVRLGLRQPRNGIARSREEALIVADRVGYPVLMRPSYVLGGRAMEIVENPAQLETYITTAVKVSGDSPVLIDQYLRDAIEVDVDAICDGVDVVVTGVMQHIEEAGVHSGDSACSLPPYSLSAAIIAEIERQTDALARALKVRGLMNIQFAVKDDDVYLIEVNPRASRTVPFVAKAIGSPIAKIAARVMAGEMLADLPKIDRNIAHIAVKEAVFPFARFPGVDPVLSPEMKSTGEVMGIDKDFETAFFKAQLGAGTVLPSQGTVFVSVKDGDKAAIGPAVAQLLGLGFRIVATSGTASYLNGLGLDVETVNKVQQGRPHIVDRIKDGGVQLIFNTTEGWQSLQDSQSIRGSALTGKVPYFTTAAASVAAAKAIAALQERDLEVRPLQSYYSISHD; this comes from the coding sequence ATGCCCAAACGCACCGACATTAAGTCCATCCTCATCATCGGCGCGGGTCCGATCGTTATCGGCCAGGCGTGCGAGTTCGATTATTCGGGGACGCAGGCGTGCAAGGCGCTGCGCGAGGAAGGCTATCGCATCATCCTCGTCAACTCGAACCCCGCGACGATCATGACCGATCCGGACATGGCCGACGCAACCTATGTCGAACCGATCACACCGGCTGTCGTCGCCCGGATCATCGAAAAGGAGCGGCCCGATGCGGTGCTGCCCACGATGGGCGGCCAGACCGCGCTCAACACCGCGCTTGCCCTGTTCAACGACGGCACGCTGGAAAAATATGGCTGCGTGATGATTGGCGCCGATGCCGAAGCGATCGACAAGGCCGAAGACCGCCAGAAATTCCGCGAGGCGATGGACAAGATCGGACTGGAAAGCGCCCGGTCCGGCGTCGCCCATACGCTCGACGAAGCTTTGGCGCTGCTGGAACATACCGGCCTGCCGTCGATCATCCGCCCCAGCTTCACCATGGGCGGCACGGGTGGCGGCATCGCCTATAACAAGGACGAATTCGTCCAGATCGTGACGGGCGGGCTTGATGCGTCGCCGACCACCGAAGTGCTGATCGAAGAATCGCTGCTCGGCTGGAAAGAATATGAGATGGAAGTCGTCCGCGATCGGAACGACAACGCCATCATCATCTGCTCGATCGAAAATGTCGATCCGATGGGCGTCCATACGGGCGATTCCATCACCGTCGCGCCGGCGTTGACGCTGACCGACAAGGAATATCAGATCATGCGCAACGCCAGCATCGCGGTGCTGCGCGAAATCGGCGTGGAAACGGGCGGTTCGAACGTCCAGTTCGCGGTCAATCCCAAGGACGGCCGCCTGATCGTGATCGAAATGAACCCGCGTGTGTCGCGGTCGTCGGCGCTCGCCTCCAAGGCCACCGGCTTCCCGATCGCCAAGGTCGCCGCGAAGCTGGCGGTGGGCTACACGCTGGACGAAATCACCAACGATATTACCGGCGCGACGCCGGCGGCGTTCGAACCGACGATCGATTATGTCGTCACCAAGATCCCGCGCTTCGCCTTTGAAAAGTTCAAGGGCGCCGAACCGCTCCTGTCGACGGCGATGAAGTCGGTCGGCGAAGTGATGGCGATTGGCCGCAATATCCACGAATCGATGCAGAAGGCGCTTCGCGGGCTGGAAACCGGCCTGGCCGGCTTCAACTTCATCGATGCACTGGTCGGCGCCGAACGTTCGGTGATCGAGGCCGAACTCGCGCGCCCGACGCCGGATCGGCTGCTGGTGGCCGCGCAGGCGCTGCGCGAAGGGTTCACCGTCGCCGAAATCCACCGCATCGCGAAGTTCGATCCGTGGTTCATCGAACGGCTGGCCGAAATCGTCGCGGCCGAAAACCAGGTGATGGAAGCAGGGCTTCCGCGCGACGCGGCCGAATTGCGCAAGCTCAAGGCGATGGGTTTTTCGGACAAGCGTCTGGCTTATCTCGCGCTGCAATCGGCGCATCTGCGCGGCATGGAAAATGCCCACGCCCACGGTTCGGGCCTTGTCCATGACGTCGTGTCGGCGATGACCGGCGGCGTCACCGAAAAGGAGGTGCGCGCGCTGCGTCACCGTCTTGGCGTGCGCCCCGTGTTCAAGCGGATCGATACCTGCGCGGCCGAGTTCGAGGCGAAGACGCCTTATATGTACTCGACTTATGAAGCGCCCACTTTCGGCGCGCCCGAATGCGAAAGCCAGCCGTCGGATCGCAAAAAGGTCGTCATCCTCGGCGGTGGTCCCAATCGCATCGGGCAGGGGATTGAGTTCGATTATTGCTGCGTCCACGCCTGCTTTGCGCTGGCCGAGGCCGGCTATGAAACGATCATGGTCAACTGCAACCCGGAAACGGTGTCGACCGACTATGACACGTCCGATCGCCTCTATTTCGAACCGCTGACGGCCGAAGACGTGCTGGAAATCCTGCACGTTGAAATGTCCACCGGCACGCTCGCTGGCGTCATCGTCCAGTTTGGCGGGCAGACCCCGCTCAAGCTGGCGCAGGAACTGGCGGATGCGGGTGTCCCGATCCTCGGCACCAGCCCCGATGCGATCGACCTTGCCGAAGATCGCGAACGCTTTGCCGATCTTGTGGTCCGTCTTGGCCTGCGCCAGCCGCGCAACGGCATCGCCCGCAGCCGCGAAGAAGCGCTGATCGTCGCCGATCGCGTGGGTTATCCGGTGCTGATGCGGCCATCCTATGTGCTGGGCGGGCGGGCGATGGAAATCGTCGAAAATCCGGCGCAGCTTGAAACCTACATCACCACGGCGGTGAAGGTTTCGGGGGATTCGCCCGTGCTGATCGATCAGTATCTGCGCGACGCGATCGAGGTGGATGTCGATGCGATCTGCGATGGCGTCGATGTCGTCGTCACTGGCGTGATGCAGCATATCGAGGAAGCCGGCGTCCATTCGGGCGACAGCGCCTGTTCGTTGCCGCCCTATAGCCTGTCGGCGGCGATCATCGCCGAAATCGAACGGCAGACGGACGCATTGGCCCGCGCGCTCAAGGTGCGCGGCCTGATGAACATTCAGTTCGCGGTCAAGGATGACGACGTCTATCTGATCGAAGTCAATCCGCGCGCCAGCCGTACGGTGCCGTTCGTCGCCAAGGCGATCGGTTCGCCCATCGCCAAGATCGCGGCGCGGGTGATGGCTGGCGAAATGCTGGCCGATCTGCCGAAGATCGATCGCAACATCGCGCATATCGCTGTGAAGGAAGCGGTTTTCCCCTTCGCGCGTTTCCCCGGCGTCGATCCGGTGCTGTCACCGGAAATGAAGTCGACCGGCGAAGTGATGGGGATCGACAAGGATTTCGAGACCGCCTTCTTCAAGGCGCAGCTTGGCGCGGGCACGGTGCTGCCGTCGCAGGGCACGGTGTTCGTGTCGGTCAAGGATGGCGACAAGGCGGCGATCGGCCCGGCGGTCGCCCAGTTGCTTGGTCTTGGTTTCAGGATCGTGGCGACGTCGGGAACGGCCTCATATCTCAATGGCCTGGGGCTGGACGTCGAAACGGTGAACAAGGTCCAGCAGGGCCGGCCCCACATCGTGGACCGGATCAAGGACGGTGGCGTCCAGTTGATTTTCAACACCACCGAAGGTTGGCAGTCGTTGCAGGACTCGCAATCGATCCGCGGTTCCGCGCTTACCGGCAAGGTGCCGTATTTCACCACGGCGGCCGCCAGTGTGGCCGCGGCGAAGGCGATTGCTGCGCTGCAAGAACGAGACCTTGAAGTGCGGCCACTCCAATCATATTATTCAATTTCGCACGACTGA
- the greA gene encoding transcription elongation factor GreA, with the protein MATVEKLPMLAVGHKMLEDELSRLKLERPQVIDAIEEARAHGDLSENAEYHAAKERQGQIEAMIADIEDRLSRALVIDPTELSGDKVVFGATVHLLDEDDKPVTYQIVGQTEADAKSGRISYNSPLGRALIGRKVDDEVEVTVPSGDRYYVVSKIEFI; encoded by the coding sequence ATGGCGACCGTCGAAAAGCTGCCGATGCTGGCGGTAGGCCACAAGATGCTTGAGGACGAACTTTCGCGTCTGAAGCTGGAACGGCCACAGGTGATCGACGCGATCGAAGAAGCGCGCGCGCATGGCGATCTGTCCGAAAATGCGGAATATCACGCCGCCAAGGAACGGCAGGGCCAGATCGAAGCGATGATCGCGGATATCGAAGACCGGCTGAGCCGCGCGCTGGTGATCGATCCGACCGAACTTTCGGGCGACAAGGTGGTGTTCGGGGCAACCGTCCATCTGCTCGACGAAGACGACAAGCCGGTGACCTACCAGATCGTCGGCCAGACCGAGGCGGATGCCAAGTCGGGCCGGATCTCGTATAATTCGCCGCTGGGCCGCGCCCTGATCGGCCGCAAGGTCGACGATGAAGTCGAAGTGACGGTGCCGTCGGGCGACCGTTATTATGTGGTTTCCAAGATCGAATTCATCTGA
- a CDS encoding rhomboid family intramembrane serine protease, translating to MQLPPARATLTIFGVTVAAWLLASVTGYDQIAAYAGGFIPARFSEGAVPDSLEMVVRGIPFVPKWLTPLTATLLHGGFIHIAFNMLIMAFCGRFVEAAIGVRGMVILYIAGAYVAAFGHYLAGPTEPWPMIGASGAVSAVIGAYALLYGEKRRNFANRRLNQIANVLWLAGAWVLLQLMVGFASWGGGQNGGGIAIAAHIGGFFAGLALAQPLLMLRYRRA from the coding sequence GTGCAGCTTCCGCCGGCGCGGGCCACGCTGACGATCTTCGGGGTAACGGTTGCCGCATGGTTGCTGGCAAGCGTGACTGGTTATGATCAGATCGCGGCCTATGCCGGGGGCTTCATCCCCGCCCGGTTCAGTGAAGGCGCGGTGCCGGACTCGCTGGAAATGGTGGTCCGTGGCATTCCGTTCGTGCCGAAGTGGTTGACGCCGCTTACCGCCACCTTGTTGCATGGCGGCTTCATCCATATCGCGTTCAATATGCTGATCATGGCCTTTTGCGGCCGTTTCGTCGAAGCGGCGATCGGCGTGCGCGGGATGGTGATCCTGTATATCGCCGGTGCTTATGTTGCCGCATTCGGCCATTATCTGGCCGGGCCGACCGAACCTTGGCCGATGATCGGCGCCAGCGGCGCGGTGTCGGCTGTGATCGGTGCTTATGCGCTGCTTTACGGTGAAAAGCGCCGGAACTTCGCCAATCGCCGGCTCAACCAGATCGCCAATGTGCTGTGGCTGGCGGGCGCGTGGGTCTTGCTCCAACTCATGGTTGGCTTTGCTTCATGGGGGGGCGGGCAGAATGGCGGCGGAATCGCGATTGCCGCGCATATCGGCGGTTTCTTCGCTGGCCTCGCGCTCGCCCAGCCGCTGCTGATGCTGCGCTACCGCCGGGCCTGA
- a CDS encoding dihydroorotase — translation MELKPLAIVNGRLVDPAGTVTVGGVLIRDRVIAAIGAIEPGDADVIDAKGALIAPGIVDVGGFAIDLPAFMAGGITRAALMPDQSPPLDEPALVQRAAAAGKPDVWIHPIAAATRGLAGEELAEIGLMRAAGACAIATGRRAIVDSGVMHRLLAYAAALDMPVIVHAEDAGLTAGAVATAGETATRLGLPSAPAIAEAMAIARDLVLAEDSGARIHFHQVTTAAGFDLIRAARKRGVRVTCGTTPAHLLLSDTAIGLFRTFARLSPPLREERDRLATIEAVRDGTVDILCSAHDPQGPEAKRLPFTDAEPGMAGAETLLTLALTLVRDEVIDLPRLFALLSANPARLLGLPGGVLAVGAEADLILVDPDTPWRIDADRMAAKAGNTPFDGLPVQGKVIRTIKGGRALG, via the coding sequence ATGGAACTGAAACCGCTTGCCATCGTCAATGGCCGCCTGGTCGATCCCGCCGGAACGGTGACGGTCGGGGGCGTGCTGATCCGTGATCGCGTGATCGCGGCCATCGGCGCAATCGAACCCGGCGATGCAGATGTCATCGATGCCAAAGGCGCGCTGATCGCGCCGGGCATCGTCGACGTCGGCGGCTTTGCGATCGATCTGCCCGCCTTCATGGCCGGGGGGATTACCCGTGCCGCGCTGATGCCCGATCAATCGCCACCCCTCGATGAACCGGCGCTGGTGCAACGGGCGGCGGCGGCGGGAAAGCCCGACGTGTGGATCCACCCGATCGCCGCCGCCACACGCGGGCTGGCCGGCGAGGAACTGGCCGAAATCGGCCTGATGCGCGCCGCTGGCGCGTGCGCGATTGCCACCGGGCGGCGCGCGATCGTCGATTCGGGGGTGATGCACCGCCTGCTGGCTTATGCCGCAGCCCTCGATATGCCGGTGATCGTCCATGCCGAAGATGCCGGGCTGACGGCGGGCGCCGTCGCCACCGCGGGTGAAACGGCAACCCGGCTCGGCCTGCCGTCCGCCCCGGCGATCGCCGAAGCGATGGCAATCGCACGCGATCTGGTTCTGGCCGAAGACAGCGGCGCGCGGATCCATTTCCATCAGGTGACGACGGCCGCCGGGTTCGATCTGATCCGCGCCGCCCGCAAGCGCGGCGTGCGCGTCACCTGCGGGACGACGCCGGCGCATCTGCTGCTGTCCGACACCGCGATCGGGCTGTTCCGCACCTTTGCCCGCCTGTCGCCGCCGCTGCGCGAAGAACGCGACCGGCTGGCCACGATCGAGGCGGTGCGCGACGGCACGGTCGATATCCTGTGTTCCGCGCACGATCCGCAAGGACCGGAAGCCAAGCGCCTGCCCTTCACCGATGCCGAACCCGGCATGGCGGGCGCTGAAACATTGCTCACCCTGGCGCTGACTTTGGTGCGCGACGAAGTGATCGATCTGCCGCGCCTGTTCGCGCTGCTTTCGGCCAATCCCGCCAGATTGCTGGGGCTACCCGGCGGCGTGCTGGCGGTGGGAGCCGAAGCGGACCTGATCCTGGTCGATCCCGACACGCCCTGGCGGATCGATGCCGATCGCATGGCCGCCAAGGCCGGCAACACGCCGTTCGATGGCTTGCCGGTGCAGGGCAAGGTGATCCGCACGATCAAGGGCGGGCGAGCGCTGGGCTAA